A region of Haloplanus sp. XH21 DNA encodes the following proteins:
- a CDS encoding heavy metal translocating P-type ATPase — MVDHNETNENPQGGEHHQDDSSHQHGEHDEAVAESDEQRVEQELLEEEVHPAAESEREVHEQHEPAGHEGGGHGHGTHEGHGEGHGGMHEGHEQLFRRRFFVSTLLSIPVLLYSEMLQEWLGFSVPAFPGSEWINPVFAVIVFAYGGIPFLRMAVPELKDRSPGMMTLISMAVSVAFVYSLASVVFPTQSAFFWELVTLIDIMLLGHWIEMRSVRRASSAVDELAKLMPDTAERITDDGETEEVPVSELSEDDLVLVRPGASIPADGVVEEGDSDIDESMITGESKPVSKEPGDEVIGGTINGDGSLRVRVGSTGEETTLAGIMRLVEEAQQSKSKTQVLADRAAGWLFYVALGAAVVTAIAWTLAVSFDATVIERVVTVLVIACPHALGLAIPLVVAINTSLAARNGMLVRDRIAMEDARNLDAIIFDKTGTLTEGEHGVVDMATVDGVSEADALALAAAVESDSEHMIARAIREAANERDLPVPDASGFEAIKGRGVRATVDVSGVDGGSADASDSGTEVYVGGPNLLTQLDREVPDHLQRFADEAGQNAQTVVYLVREGERSESSDGASGEAASRDGELIAAFAMADVIREESFRVVDALHDLGIEVAMLTGDSQDVADAVAVELGIDTVFAEVLPEDKDEKVQELQDQGKLVGMVGDGVNDAPALTRADVGIAIGSGTDVAVQSADVILVQNNPLDVVRLVKLSKASYRKMQENIVWAAGYNVFALPLAAGVLAPIGILLSPAVGALLMSLSTVIVAINAQLLRRTDLAIPDLPREVSLSADSQSAE, encoded by the coding sequence GGGAGGTCCACGAGCAGCACGAGCCCGCTGGACACGAGGGCGGAGGGCACGGCCACGGCACTCACGAGGGACACGGCGAGGGTCATGGCGGGATGCACGAAGGCCACGAGCAGCTGTTCCGCCGGCGCTTCTTCGTCTCGACGCTCCTGTCGATTCCCGTCCTGCTGTACAGCGAGATGTTACAGGAGTGGCTCGGGTTCTCCGTCCCAGCGTTCCCGGGGAGCGAGTGGATCAATCCCGTCTTCGCAGTGATCGTCTTCGCGTACGGTGGGATTCCGTTCCTCCGGATGGCGGTGCCGGAGCTGAAAGACCGGTCGCCGGGGATGATGACGCTGATCTCGATGGCCGTCTCGGTCGCGTTCGTCTACAGTCTCGCGAGCGTGGTCTTTCCCACGCAGTCGGCATTCTTCTGGGAGCTCGTCACGCTGATCGACATTATGCTGTTGGGGCACTGGATCGAGATGCGATCCGTGCGGCGTGCCTCGAGCGCGGTCGACGAACTGGCGAAGCTGATGCCCGATACCGCCGAGCGGATTACTGACGATGGAGAGACCGAGGAAGTCCCGGTGAGCGAACTCTCCGAGGACGATCTCGTCCTCGTCCGACCGGGCGCGAGTATCCCGGCCGACGGCGTCGTCGAGGAGGGCGATTCGGACATCGACGAGTCGATGATCACGGGGGAGTCGAAACCGGTCTCGAAAGAACCCGGAGACGAGGTCATCGGCGGCACCATCAACGGCGACGGGAGTCTCCGCGTGCGTGTCGGTTCGACCGGCGAGGAGACGACGCTTGCGGGCATCATGCGCCTCGTCGAGGAAGCCCAGCAGAGTAAATCCAAGACACAGGTGCTGGCCGACCGCGCGGCCGGCTGGCTGTTCTATGTCGCCCTCGGGGCGGCGGTCGTGACAGCAATCGCGTGGACGCTCGCGGTCTCGTTCGATGCGACCGTCATCGAGCGCGTCGTCACGGTGCTCGTCATCGCCTGCCCGCACGCGCTCGGACTCGCCATCCCGCTGGTCGTCGCGATCAACACGTCGCTCGCCGCGCGGAACGGGATGCTCGTTCGCGACCGGATCGCGATGGAGGACGCGCGGAATCTGGACGCCATCATCTTCGACAAGACGGGGACGCTCACCGAGGGCGAGCACGGCGTCGTCGACATGGCGACCGTCGACGGCGTGAGCGAGGCCGACGCGCTCGCGCTGGCGGCGGCCGTCGAGAGCGACTCCGAACACATGATCGCGCGAGCGATCCGCGAGGCCGCCAACGAGCGAGACCTACCCGTTCCTGACGCGTCCGGCTTCGAGGCGATCAAGGGCCGAGGCGTCCGCGCGACCGTCGATGTCTCCGGCGTCGACGGAGGCTCGGCGGACGCGTCCGACAGTGGAACCGAGGTGTACGTCGGTGGGCCGAACCTGTTGACCCAGCTCGATAGGGAGGTTCCCGATCATCTCCAGCGCTTCGCTGATGAAGCTGGTCAGAACGCCCAGACCGTGGTGTATCTCGTCCGCGAGGGCGAGCGGAGCGAGTCCTCGGACGGTGCGAGCGGCGAAGCCGCGAGCCGCGACGGAGAGTTGATCGCCGCCTTCGCGATGGCCGACGTGATTCGCGAGGAGAGTTTCCGCGTCGTCGACGCCCTCCACGACCTGGGCATCGAAGTAGCGATGCTGACTGGCGACTCTCAGGACGTCGCCGACGCCGTTGCCGTCGAACTGGGCATCGACACCGTGTTCGCGGAGGTCCTCCCCGAAGACAAGGACGAGAAAGTGCAGGAACTCCAGGACCAGGGCAAGCTCGTGGGGATGGTCGGCGACGGCGTGAACGACGCGCCGGCGCTGACGCGGGCCGACGTCGGCATCGCTATCGGAAGCGGTACCGACGTCGCCGTGCAGTCGGCCGACGTCATCCTCGTCCAGAACAACCCGTTGGACGTGGTTCGGCTCGTGAAGCTGAGCAAGGCGAGCTACCGGAAGATGCAGGAGAATATCGTCTGGGCAGCCGGATACAACGTCTTCGCACTCCCGCTTGCAGCGGGCGTCCTTGCGCCGATCGGGATTCTGCTGTCGCCCGCTGTCGGTGCGCTCCTGATGTCGCTGAGTACGGTTATCGTCGCGATCAACGCGCAGTTGCTACGTCGTACTGATCTCGCGATCCCCGACTTGCCACGAGAAGTTTCTCTATCTGCTGATTCCCAGAGTGCAGAGTGA
- a CDS encoding sulfurtransferase TusA family protein, whose translation MIQYDATETLDVKGEHCPMPVVKTKQNIDQLAEGAILEVLATDPGSMSDLGGWADTTDGVEIVDQQEGDDVYRHYVRKTE comes from the coding sequence ATGATACAGTACGATGCCACTGAGACTCTCGACGTAAAGGGCGAACACTGTCCAATGCCGGTCGTCAAGACGAAGCAGAACATCGACCAGCTCGCTGAAGGCGCGATCCTCGAGGTTCTCGCGACCGATCCCGGAAGTATGAGTGACCTCGGCGGCTGGGCCGATACAACCGATGGCGTCGAGATCGTCGACCAGCAGGAGGGCGACGACGTGTACAGACACTACGTGCGCAAGACCGAGTGA
- a CDS encoding MBL fold metallo-hydrolase — protein MTKGEDADPDETVESTTPTELKQRIDSGEDVFILDVRSEGDFEEWHIEAENVTIVNYPYFELLDGIPEDLHSELPDDQRSTVLCAKGGSSELVAEYLDEDGYDVDHLARGMNGWARIYEYQELDVDVHESGSGSLANRNAKHSGDVDATIAQYRRPSSGCLAYLIVSDGEAAVIDPLRAFTDEYVQDTRTLGADLTYALDTHVHADHISGIRGLATRTEATAVLPKAATQRGVEYERSCETVTDGDTLAVGDVEIEVISTPGHTTGMTAYKVGNVLFTGDGLLTESVARPDLEDPEAAKDAARTLYESLQEQVLTLPEDTIVAPAHVSDSATPNADGTYTAELGDLIDRMDALAMDEDEFVDFIVADTPPQPANYEGIIAANLGQQAPDDEAAFELELGPNNCAASEEALTN, from the coding sequence ATGACCAAAGGGGAAGATGCCGATCCGGACGAAACGGTCGAATCGACGACGCCAACCGAACTGAAGCAGCGAATCGACAGCGGCGAGGACGTGTTCATCCTCGACGTACGCTCGGAGGGGGACTTCGAAGAGTGGCACATCGAAGCCGAGAACGTCACAATCGTGAACTACCCGTACTTCGAGTTACTCGATGGCATTCCTGAGGACCTTCATTCGGAGCTGCCTGACGACCAGCGCAGTACGGTCCTCTGTGCGAAGGGCGGGTCGAGTGAGCTCGTCGCTGAGTACCTCGATGAAGACGGATACGATGTCGATCACCTCGCACGCGGTATGAACGGCTGGGCACGTATCTACGAGTACCAGGAGCTCGACGTTGACGTTCACGAATCGGGAAGCGGTTCGTTAGCCAACCGGAACGCAAAGCATTCTGGTGACGTCGACGCAACGATCGCCCAGTACCGGCGGCCGTCCAGCGGGTGCCTCGCGTATCTCATCGTTTCTGACGGCGAGGCCGCGGTCATTGATCCGCTTCGCGCGTTTACTGACGAGTACGTCCAGGACACGCGAACTCTGGGCGCCGACCTCACGTACGCCCTCGACACACACGTCCACGCCGACCACATCTCTGGCATTCGTGGTCTCGCCACCAGGACCGAGGCGACGGCAGTCCTTCCGAAGGCAGCTACCCAGCGTGGCGTCGAGTACGAGCGATCTTGCGAGACGGTCACTGATGGGGACACCCTCGCCGTTGGTGATGTCGAAATCGAGGTCATTTCCACGCCCGGGCATACGACCGGTATGACCGCGTACAAAGTGGGCAACGTCCTGTTCACGGGCGACGGTCTCCTCACCGAGAGCGTTGCACGACCCGATCTCGAGGATCCCGAGGCGGCGAAGGATGCAGCCCGGACGCTCTATGAGAGCCTCCAGGAGCAGGTCCTGACGCTCCCGGAGGATACGATCGTCGCGCCGGCGCATGTCAGTGACTCGGCGACGCCGAACGCCGATGGCACCTACACCGCGGAACTCGGCGACCTGATCGACCGGATGGACGCGCTCGCCATGGACGAAGACGAGTTCGTCGACTTCATCGTCGCCGACACGCCGCCGCAGCCGGCAAACTACGAGGGCATTATCGCGGCCAACCTCGGCCAGCAGGCTCCTGACGACGAAGCGGCGTTCGAACTCGAGCTCGGGCCGAACAACTGCGCCGCCAGCGAAGAGGCACTGACTAACTAA